One Paenibacillus sp. FSL W8-0186 genomic window carries:
- a CDS encoding ThuA domain-containing protein produces MKKALIVWGGWDGHEPEQVAGIFANILRNHQFDVEVADTLEAYADAEKLMGLDLIVPVWTMGEIPQAYVNNVSAAVQNGTGLAGCHGGMCDSFRHNVDWQFMTGGQWVAHPGNDGIEYMVEIKQSSSPLVAGMEDFKVVSEQYYLHVDPAVEVLATTRFPVADGPHRLNKAVDMPVVWTKRWGIGRVYYNSLGHHADIVAMPEVTELMTRGLLWAAEGKQLAREMYGGQALKQQNHYTGMGDSQ; encoded by the coding sequence ATGAAAAAGGCATTAATTGTCTGGGGCGGCTGGGACGGACACGAACCGGAGCAAGTCGCTGGCATCTTCGCAAATATATTGCGAAACCATCAATTCGACGTGGAAGTCGCGGATACATTGGAAGCGTATGCAGATGCAGAGAAGCTGATGGGTCTTGATCTAATCGTGCCCGTCTGGACGATGGGGGAAATCCCGCAAGCATATGTCAACAACGTATCGGCAGCCGTTCAGAACGGTACTGGGCTCGCCGGGTGCCACGGCGGCATGTGCGACTCCTTCCGCCATAATGTAGACTGGCAGTTTATGACCGGAGGCCAATGGGTGGCCCACCCGGGGAATGACGGCATAGAATATATGGTAGAAATCAAGCAGTCCTCCAGCCCGCTTGTCGCCGGAATGGAAGACTTTAAGGTAGTGAGCGAGCAATATTACCTGCATGTGGACCCGGCAGTCGAGGTGCTGGCGACCACCCGTTTTCCCGTAGCCGACGGCCCTCACCGATTGAACAAAGCCGTCGATATGCCGGTCGTCTGGACGAAGCGCTGGGGAATCGGGCGCGTATATTATAATTCCCTCGGACATCACGCAGACATCGTTGCGATGCCGGAGGTCACCGAGCTGATGACCCGCGGCCTCCTCTGGGCAGCGGAAGGCAAGCAGCTCGCTAGAGAAATGTATGGCGGTCAGGCGCTTAAGCAGCAAAATCACTATACCGGCATGGGCGACAGCCAATAA
- a CDS encoding Gfo/Idh/MocA family oxidoreductase, which yields MKQLRVGMIGYKFMGKAHSNAYRTLPMFFPEAMKPEMTALCGRNKEAVTEAAAQLGWSDVVTDWKDLIARDDIDLIDINAPSDVHKEIALAAAKAGKHIFCEKPLALTLSDAREMLQAAEEAKVAHMIGFNYRFSPAVKLAKKLVESGRLGKIYHFRAWFLQDWVMDPEFPLVWRLQKEIAGSGSHGDLGAHLIDLAHYLVGDIHEVIGMSETFIKERPIAEEMTGLSAKGSKDAPRGPVTVDDATLFLARFANGALGSFEATRFAAGHRSTNSFEINGSLGSVKFDFERMNELEVYFNSDEEDVQGFRRVLATDPAHEYAEAWWPPGHTIGFEHTFIHEILELTNALREERLPQPNFRDGVKCQAVLEAVERSIDERRWVEISEM from the coding sequence ATGAAGCAGCTGCGCGTCGGAATGATTGGCTACAAATTTATGGGAAAAGCACACAGCAACGCTTACCGGACTCTGCCGATGTTTTTTCCTGAGGCTATGAAGCCTGAAATGACCGCCCTGTGCGGAAGAAACAAGGAAGCCGTAACCGAGGCTGCCGCACAATTGGGCTGGTCTGATGTCGTAACGGACTGGAAGGATCTGATCGCGCGTGACGACATTGACTTGATCGATATCAATGCCCCAAGCGATGTTCATAAAGAAATTGCACTCGCTGCGGCCAAAGCCGGAAAGCATATTTTCTGCGAAAAACCGCTTGCGCTGACATTAAGCGACGCCCGCGAGATGCTGCAGGCGGCGGAGGAAGCCAAAGTAGCCCATATGATCGGCTTCAACTATCGCTTTTCACCGGCGGTCAAGCTGGCCAAAAAACTCGTAGAAAGCGGCAGGCTCGGCAAAATTTATCATTTCAGAGCCTGGTTCCTGCAGGATTGGGTCATGGACCCCGAATTCCCGCTCGTCTGGCGGCTGCAGAAGGAAATTGCCGGCTCGGGCTCGCATGGCGATCTCGGCGCCCATTTGATCGATCTGGCCCACTACTTGGTCGGGGACATTCATGAGGTCATCGGGATGAGCGAGACCTTCATTAAAGAGCGCCCGATCGCCGAGGAAATGACGGGACTCAGCGCCAAGGGCAGCAAAGATGCTCCACGGGGACCGGTTACCGTCGACGATGCAACGCTCTTCCTGGCGCGGTTCGCCAACGGCGCGCTCGGCAGCTTCGAAGCGACCCGTTTCGCGGCAGGACACCGGTCGACCAATTCCTTTGAAATTAACGGGAGCTTGGGCAGCGTAAAATTTGACTTTGAACGGATGAACGAGCTGGAAGTGTATTTTAACTCGGATGAAGAGGATGTCCAAGGCTTCCGGAGAGTGCTGGCTACGGATCCGGCCCATGAATATGCGGAAGCTTGGTGGCCGCCAGGACATACGATCGGCTTCGAGCATACGTTCATTCATGAAATATTGGAGCTAACCAACGCTCTTCGGGAAGAGAGGCTGCCACAGCCGAATTTCCGTGACGGCGTGAAATGCCAGGCTGTCCTGGAGGCTGTAGAGCGCTCCATTGACGAGCGCCGCTGGGTCGAAATCTCGGAAATGTAA